A single genomic interval of Hevea brasiliensis isolate MT/VB/25A 57/8 chromosome 4, ASM3005281v1, whole genome shotgun sequence harbors:
- the LOC110657941 gene encoding protein NRT1/ PTR FAMILY 5.2 isoform X3 produces MELWISRETLSLDPREVDGGLALMLLGMCVLTLSVSLQPLRPPPCKDTNVENCQKASALQLAVFFGALYTLAVGTGGTKPNISTIGADQFDDFHPKEKGQKLSFFNWWMFSIFFGTLFANTVLVYIQDNVGWTLGYGLPTLGLLISVAIFLAGTPYYRHRKPTGSPFTRMARVIVAALRKWKVTIPNDPKELYEHDLEEYATKGKFRIDSTPTLRFLNKAAVKTGSNDPWMLCTVTQVEETKQMLRMIPILITTFVPSTMIAQINTLFVKQGTTLDRHIGSFKIPPASLAGFVTLAMLISVVLYDRYFVRIMRRWTNNPRGITLLQRMGIGMCFHIIIMVTASLIERQRLSVAKKHGLVESGGQIPLTIFILLPQFVLMGMADAFLEVAKLEFFYDQAPESMKSLGTSYSTTSLGVGNFLSSFLLSTVARITKNHGHHRGWILNNLNASHLDYYYAFFAILNFLNLIFFFVVIKFYVYKAEVSDSMEVLAEELKGMRLKAPSQEVLNGTS; encoded by the exons GTACTAACACTATCAGTGTCACTTCAACCGCTAAGACCACCACCCTGTAAGGATACCAATGTTGAGAACTGCCAGAAGGCATCAGCACTACAATTAGCAGTGTTTTTTGGTGCCCTTTACACGCTAGCCGTAGGGACTGGAGGAACCAAGCCCAACATCTCGACTATTGGTGCCGATCAATTCGATGATTTCCACCCTAAAGAGAAGGGTCAAAAGCTATCCTTCTTCAACTGGTGGATGTTCAGCATTTTCTTTGGAACACTCTTTGCTAACACTGTACTTGTTTACATTCAAGATAATGTTGGGTGGACGTTAGGCTATGGACTTCCAACTCTTGGGCTTCTGATATCTGTTGCTATATTCTTGGCTGGCACACCATATTACAGGCATAGGAAGCCTACAGGTAGCCCATTCACAAGGATGGCTAGGGTCATAGTTGCTGCACTAAGAAAATGGAAGGTGACAATTCCTAATGACCCTAAAGAACTGTATGAGCATGACTTGGAAGAGTATGCAACGAAGGGAAAGTTTAGGATTGATTCCACTCCTACCCTGAG GTTTCTGAATAAAGCTGCTGTGAAAACAGGTTCAAATGATCCATGGATGCTTTGCACAGTTACTCAAGTAGAGGAAACTAAACAAATGTTAAGAATGATACCGATCTTGATTACCACTTTTGTTCCAAGTACAATGATTGCCCAGATCAATACCCTTTTCGTGAAGCAAGGCACTACCCTTGATAGGCATATTGGCAGCTTCAAAATCCCCCCAGCAAGTTTAGCTGGATTTGTGACCTTAGCGATGCTTATTTCTGTAGTCCTTTATGACCGATACTTCGTCAGAATTATGCGAAGGTGGACCAATAATCCTAGAGGAATCACTCTTCTTCAGAGGATGGGAATAGGCATGTGTTTCCACATCATAATCATGGTTACAGCTTCCCTCATTGAAAGGCAGAGACTCAGTGTGGCTAAAAAACATGGCTTGGTTGAAAGTGGAGGACAAATCCCTTTAACAATTTTCATTTTACTCCCTCAATTTGTGCTTATGGGAATGGCTGATGCATTTTTAGAGGTGGCCAAGCTTGAGTTCTTCTATGATCAGGCACCTGAAAGCATGAAGAGCCTTGGAACTTCTTATTCAACTACTAGTCTTGGAGTTGGAAACTTCCTCAGCAGTTTCCTTCTTTCGACAGTTGCTCGTATCACCAAGAATCATGGTCACCACCGTGGATGGattttgaataacttaaatgcttCTCATTTGGACTACTATTATGCATTCTTTGCGATATTGAACTTCTTGAATCTCATTTTCTTCTTCGTTGTGATTAAGTTCTACGTGTATAAAGCTGAAGTTTCAGATTCAATGGAAGTACTAGCCGAAGAATTgaaggggatgagattgaagGCACCGAGCCAGGAAGTGCTTAATGGGACCTCATAG